One genomic window of Quercus robur chromosome 6, dhQueRobu3.1, whole genome shotgun sequence includes the following:
- the LOC126688427 gene encoding protein PHR1-LIKE 3 isoform X2, with protein sequence MRTMGVKGLTLYHLKSHLQKYRLGKQSCKESTESSKDASCIAESQDTGSSSPSSRMMAQDLNDGYQVTEALRVQMEVQRRLHEQLEVQRRLQLRIEAQGKYLQSILEKACKALNDQAAATAGLEAAREELSELAIKVSNECQGLAPLETIKVPSLCDIAAALENSNASNLPARIGDCSVESCLTSTGSPVSPMGMGSQAAALKKRPRTFFGNGDSLPLEGNMRQDVEWMMANIG encoded by the exons ATGAGAACAATGGGAGTTAAAGGGCTCACCCTATATCACTTGAAATCACATCTTCAG AAGTATCGCTTAGGGAAGCAATCTTGCAAGGAGTCAACTGAAAGCTCTAAGGATG CTTCGTGCATTGCAGAGAGTCAGGACACTGgttcatcatcaccatcatcaagAATGATGGCACAAGATCTGAATGA TGGTTATCAAGTTACTGAGGCATTGCGAGTACAAATGGAAGTCCAACGAAGACTGCATGAGCAGCTCGAG GTGCAGCGCCGTCTACAACTCCGGATTGAAGCTCAAGGCAAATACCTGCAGTCAATACTTGAGAAGGCTTGTAAAGCCCTGAACGACCAGGCTGCTGCAACTGCTGGGCTTGAAGCTGCTAGAGAAGAGCTCTCTGAACTGGCAATTAAGGTTTCCAATGAATGTCAAGGATTGGCTCCCCTTGAAACCATAAAAGTGCCCTCATTGTGTGACATTGCTGCAGCCTTAGAGAACAGTAACGCTTCCAACCTGCCAGCTCGCATTGGTGACTGCTCTGTTGAAAGCTGCTTGACATCAACTGGAAGCCCAGTTTCTCCAATGGGTATGGGTTCGCAGGCTGCTGCCTTGAAGAAGAGACCAAGGACCTTTTTTGGCAATGGAGATTCGTTGCCCTTGGAGGGTAACATGCGGCAAGATGTAGAATGGATGATGGCTAATATTGGATGA
- the LOC126688427 gene encoding protein PHR1-LIKE 3 isoform X1 — protein sequence MYSAIHSLPLDVQGSLDGTNLPGDACLVLTSDPKPRLRWTAELHERFVDAVTQLGGPDKATPKTIMRTMGVKGLTLYHLKSHLQKYRLGKQSCKESTESSKDASCIAESQDTGSSSPSSRMMAQDLNDGYQVTEALRVQMEVQRRLHEQLEVQRRLQLRIEAQGKYLQSILEKACKALNDQAAATAGLEAAREELSELAIKVSNECQGLAPLETIKVPSLCDIAAALENSNASNLPARIGDCSVESCLTSTGSPVSPMGMGSQAAALKKRPRTFFGNGDSLPLEGNMRQDVEWMMANIG from the exons ATGTATTCGGCCATTCACTCGCTCCCACTGGATGTGCAGGGATCTCTGGACGGTACGAACCTACCGGGTGATGCTTGCTTGGTTCTCACTTCGGATCCAAAGCCCCGACTCCGTTGGACTGCGGAGCTCCACGAGAGGTTCGTCGACGCTGTGACCCAGCTCGGCGGCCCTGACA AAGCAACACCTAAGACTATTATGAGAACAATGGGAGTTAAAGGGCTCACCCTATATCACTTGAAATCACATCTTCAG AAGTATCGCTTAGGGAAGCAATCTTGCAAGGAGTCAACTGAAAGCTCTAAGGATG CTTCGTGCATTGCAGAGAGTCAGGACACTGgttcatcatcaccatcatcaagAATGATGGCACAAGATCTGAATGA TGGTTATCAAGTTACTGAGGCATTGCGAGTACAAATGGAAGTCCAACGAAGACTGCATGAGCAGCTCGAG GTGCAGCGCCGTCTACAACTCCGGATTGAAGCTCAAGGCAAATACCTGCAGTCAATACTTGAGAAGGCTTGTAAAGCCCTGAACGACCAGGCTGCTGCAACTGCTGGGCTTGAAGCTGCTAGAGAAGAGCTCTCTGAACTGGCAATTAAGGTTTCCAATGAATGTCAAGGATTGGCTCCCCTTGAAACCATAAAAGTGCCCTCATTGTGTGACATTGCTGCAGCCTTAGAGAACAGTAACGCTTCCAACCTGCCAGCTCGCATTGGTGACTGCTCTGTTGAAAGCTGCTTGACATCAACTGGAAGCCCAGTTTCTCCAATGGGTATGGGTTCGCAGGCTGCTGCCTTGAAGAAGAGACCAAGGACCTTTTTTGGCAATGGAGATTCGTTGCCCTTGGAGGGTAACATGCGGCAAGATGTAGAATGGATGATGGCTAATATTGGATGA